A single region of the Rhipicephalus microplus isolate Deutch F79 chromosome 10, USDA_Rmic, whole genome shotgun sequence genome encodes:
- the LOC142774842 gene encoding uncharacterized protein LOC142774842 → MATNPFLFYMQILLFAGVTKASASQATTNITDETTAACCDSVWFSLNYTEDGIKSRAARSTSPDPALNVPRRTASFSGCVSWPTVNMATNPFLFYMQILLFAGVTKASASQATTNITDETTAACCDSVWFSLNYTEDGIKSRAARSTSPDPALNVPRRTASFSGCVSWPTVNMATNPFLFYMQILLFAGVTKASASQATTNITDETTAACCDSVWFSLNYTEDGIKSRAARSTSPDPALNILLFAGVTKASASQATTNITDETTAACCDSVWFSLNYTEDGIKSRAARSTSPDPALNVPRRTASFSGCVSWPTVNMATNPFLFYMQVCNTASSCKSSNRCFIQLTCPECFSAIAMFVQDFACALLILCGDIESNPGPTTEELLTEILAGQKVIQKRLDEIEQKFKVVDSTASLIKEVSSVTHLLDKKVKDMEKKLVDLEDRGRRNNLLVFGVPEKQNETQADLEQSVVKGIFEEVLGTKITSIERIHRIGRSHSRKPRPVILKLFDYREKINVLKNGYKLKGQRTSIAEDFSAYTRQKRRNLWESTTDIRKSG, encoded by the exons ATGGCAACTAATCCGTTCCTGTTCTACATGCAGATTCTACTTTTTGCTGGAGTGACCAAAGCCAGCGCATCTCAAGCAACAACGAACATTACCGATGAAACCACGGCGGCATGCTGCGACAGCGTATGGTTTTCGCTAAACTACACTGAAGATGGGATCAAGTCACGTGCAGCGCGGTCTACGTCACCGGACCCGGCTTTAAATGTACCTCGTCGCACGGCTTCCTTCAGTGGGTGTGTCAGCTGGCCAACGGTCAACATGGCAACTAATCCGTTCCTGTTCTACATGCAGATTCTACTTTTTGCTGGAGTGACCAAAGCCAGCGCATCTCAAGCAACAACGAACATTACCGATGAAACCACGGCGGCATGCTGCGACAGCGTATGGTTTTCGCTAAACTACACTGAAGATGGGATCAAGTCACGTGCAGCGCGGTCTACGTCACCGGACCCGGCTTTAAATGTACCTCGTCGCACGGCTTCCTTCAGTGGGTGTGTCAGCTGGCCAACGGTCAACATGGCAACTAATCCGTTCCTGTTCTACATGCAGATTCTACTTTTTGCTGGAGTGACCAAAGCCAGCGCATCTCAAGCAACAACGAACATTACCGATGAAACCACGGCGGCATGCTGCGACAGCGTATGGTTTTCGCTAAACTACACTGAAGATGGGATCAAGTCACGTGCAGCGCGGTCTACGTCACCGGACCCGGCTTTAAAT ATTCTACTTTTTGCTGGAGTGACCAAAGCCAGCGCATCTCAAGCAACAACGAACATTACCGATGAAACCACGGCGGCATGCTGCGACAGCGTATGGTTTTCGCTAAACTACACTGAAGATGGGATCAAGTCACGTGCAGCGCGGTCTACGTCACCGGACCCGGCTTTAAATGTACCTCGTCGCACGGCTTCCTTCAGTGGGTGTGTCAGCTGGCCAACGGTCAACATGGCAACTAATCCGTTCCTGTTCTACATGCAGGTCTGtaacactgcgtcttcctgtaAATCCAGTAACCGCTGTTTTATCCAGCTGACATGCCCAGAGTGTTTCAGTGCTATAGCTATGTTTGTGCAGGATTTCGCATGTGCTTTGTTGATTCTTTGCGGTGATATAGAATCAAACCCAGGTCCTACCACCGAAGAATTGCTCACTGAGATTCTAGCGGGGCAAAAGGTGATACAGAAAAGGCTCGATGAAATTGAACAGAAATTTAAGGTTGTCGACTCGACAGCCTCTCTTATTAAAGAGGTCTCCTCAGTCACCCACCTTCTGGACAAGAAAGTGAAGGACATGGAAAAAAAGTTAGTCGACCTTGAGGACCGCGGGAGAAGAAACAACCTTTTGGTGTTCGGCGTTCCAGAAAAACAGAATGAAACACAAGCAGACCTTGAGCAAAGTGTTGTGAAAGGTATTTTCGAAGAGGTACTAGGCACAAAAATAACGTCTATCGAAAGGATTCATAGGATAGGCCGTAGTCATAGTCGCAAACCTCGGCCTGTAATCCTAAAGTTATTTGACTACCGCGAAAAGATTAATGTTTTGAAAAACGGCTATAAGTTAAAAGGACAGCGAACTTCTATAGCAGAGGATTTTTCCGCGTACActagacagaaaagaagaaacctgTGGGAGAGCACAACTGACATCAGAAAGTCTG GATGA